Genomic segment of Dehalococcoidia bacterium:
GAGGGCATCATCTTTGCCCGTTCGGGCTATGCTGGCTCCCAGCGCTATCCCGTGCACTGGCTGGGGGACACGCCCTCCACCTGGGAGGGGATGGCCGCCGCCCTGAGGGCAGGCCTCTCCCTCTCCCTTTCGGGCTTCGCCCTGTGGGGTCACGACATCGGCGGCTTCTGGAACCCGGATGGGCTGAAGCCGCCGCCGCCCGACCTGTTCGTGCGGTGGGCCCAGTGGGGGCTGCTGTCACCGGTGGCCCGCTTTCACGGCATCCGCGGCCGGGAGCCGTGGTATTACGGGGAGGAGGCGGTGCGCATCGTGCGACGCTTCGCCCGCCTGCGTTACCGTCTCCTCCCTTATCTCTGGTGGCTCGTCCGGGAGGCGGCGGCCACAGGCCTGCCTCTGGCCCGCCCCCTGTTCCTGGAGTTTCCCGACGACGAGGCGTCCTGGCAGGTGGACTGGCAGTTCATGCTGGGGCCGTGGCTGCTGGTCGCCCCCGTCCTGGAGCCCGAAGGCGCCGTCCGGGTCTATCTGCCGCCCGGCACCTGGCATGACTGGTGGACGGCCGAGCGCGTCGAAGGCCCCTGCTGGCGGCACCTGAGGGTGCCCCTCGGGCGGATGCCCCTCTACGTGCGGGGCGATTCGCTGCTGCCCCTGGCCCCCTCCGCCCCCTGCCTGGACCGTCCGTCCCGCTCTTTCCCGACCGTCCTGCAGGTGCGCTTGCAACATGAGGCCAGGGCACGATTCTGGCTCGGCAACCGCCCCTTTCCGGTCGAGGCCCACCGCCAGCGGGACAGCTTGCACGTGCGCCTGGCGGGCCTCCGCCGTCGCATCGACCTGCACTTCCTAGAGCCGGCGAAGGTGGAGCCGGTGCGGGTGCAGGGCGCCGAGCTGCTGGGCATGGAGCACCGTGGCCGCGGCACCCTACTCTCCCTACGGTTGACGGGGGAGATGGAGCTGGAGGCTGTCACCCCTGAGGCTTAAGCGCCCAAGTCGTCCTGCCAGCCGGGGACGAACTTGCGCCATTCCACCTGCTGCAGCAGGTAGGGGTAGAACATGCGATAGTGCAGATTGCGGGGGCGCGATGGCCTCTGCAGGAGTTGCATGTGGGCCTCCTGGGGCGTGCGCCCAGCCTTCTTGTGATTGCAGGAGCGGCAGGCGGCCACCACGTTCTCCCAGTCGTGGACACCGCCCCGGTGGCGGGGGATGACGTGGTCCAGGGTCAGGTCACGGGTCTGTCGGCCGCAGTACTGGCAGGTGAAGCGGTCCCGCAGGAAGACGTCGCGTCGGCTCACCCTGCCATTGGGCACCGGACGACGCACATAGTAGCGCAGACGGATGACGGAGGGGACAGCCACCGCCAGGCTGGGGGTGTGCAGGTAGCCCCGACCGTTCTCCACCACCTCAGCCTTGCCCCGGTCCAGCAGCACCAGGGCACGGCGGACGGTGCACACATTCAGGGGGTCGTAGTCCTGGTTGAGCACCAGCACTGGTTCGCTCTCTAGCCCCATAAGGCGGCACCACCCAGCCCCGATGTTAGCAGACACGGGGCCGAGGGTTCAATCGGCCGCCGGTGGCTGGCGCACCTGCCAGGCCGAGGGGCTGAACTCGTCGGGCAGCAGTTGCAGCAGGGGCCGTGAGCTGTCCAGGAAGTGGGGGGCCAGGGCCGAGTCCTCCACCGCCTTGTCCAGCCCTAGCTGGGGATAGGTTACGAAGAGGACCAGCAGCGCCTGCACCAGCAGCAGTCCCTTCAGCACGCCGAAGGCCAGCCCCAACAGCTGATCGGCCCAGCCCAACATCAGGAGGGATGCCAGCCCTCGCAGCAGGTAGGCCACCAGCTGGCCCATCAGGAACAATGACCCCAGCAGGAGCACGAATCCCAGGGCGCGGGCCGCCACCTCGTTGTCAATGAACAGGAGCACCTCCTGGGCCAGGCTGTCGTAATAGAGCCCGGCCGCAACGATGCCTACCACAAGGCCTATCAGGGTCACCACCTCTCTGATGATCCCGGCTCGGAACGCATTGACGGCGAACCAGGCCACCACCAAGACGATGACGGGATCAAGCCAGTTCATGGTTGCCAGCAGTCTAGCACAAGCGCGGCTATCGCCAAACCTCACTAAAGACGACCAGGGGCCGCTACAAGTAACGGTGCCTGGGCACCAGCTTCCAGGCCAGGACCATCAACGGGACGGTCATGAGGAAGGCGCCGTAGACATCGCTCAGCCAGTGGGCACCGGTGTGGATGCGCTCCATGCAGGTGAAGGCGATGACATAGATGCAAAGGAGCCTCAAGGCCCAGCGCGCCCAGGGCCAGGGCAGAAGCTTCCCGGCGAGATAGAAGATGAGGCCGTAGGCTACGAGGGCGCTGACCACGTGGCCGCTGGGGAAGGAGGCCGTGTCGGGGAACTCTCTCACGTCCACCAGGGCCGGCGATGGTCGCGGTCGTCCCACCACCTCCTTCACCAGGGAGTTGACCGCCCGTATGGCCTGGGCCAGCACCAGGGCCACTCCCTCCGCCCACAGTCTCCGCCAGGCCAGGACGGCCGTAGCCAGCAGCACCGCCAGCACCACCCAGGGCGGCTCGGTGAGGGCGCTGGCCACCTCCACCGCCCGCACGTAGGCGGCCGCGTCCAGCTCCTGAATACGGTGGGACGTCCACAGGTCGGCGGGAAAGTAGTCGGCGCGGGAGGCGAGGACGGCGGTGGCCACGAAGCCCGCCAGGAGCGGCCAGACCCAAAGGGGCGGCCTGGACATCAGCACCAGCCGCGCCCCTGCCCGCGTCGGCGCCTGGCCACGAGCCATCGAGGCCATTATGGCCCCACGGGACAGCGGCGACAACTTCCGGAAGGAGAGAAAGCGCGAGCCAGCCAGCGGAGGCCACCGGCAGGCGCAGGGCGCTACGAAGCCGGCCGTTTCCTGTGGCCGCGGGCGGCGACGGACGGGAAGGCCACCAGCCGGCCCATGTCCAGGGCGCGTCGGAAGGCATCCACGCAGGCGGGGTCCAGGTGGGTGCCCGCTTCCTTCTCCATGATGGCCAGGGCTTCCTCGTGGCTGAAGGCGGGCCGATAAGGGCGGTCCGTGGTCAGGGCATCGTACATGTCGGCCACGGCCACGATGCGCGCCTCCAGCGGGATCTC
This window contains:
- a CDS encoding HD domain-containing protein, yielding GKLYISDLVLQKPDRLTPDEFEQIKRHPVLGYELLMRLKGFEREALIVRHHHEWYDGSGYPDGLRGEEIPLEARIVAVADMYDALTTDRPYRPAFSHEEALAIMEKEAGTHLDPACVDAFRRALDMGRLVAFPSVAARGHRKRPAS
- a CDS encoding CvpA family protein, which gives rise to MNWLDPVIVLVVAWFAVNAFRAGIIREVVTLIGLVVGIVAAGLYYDSLAQEVLLFIDNEVAARALGFVLLLGSLFLMGQLVAYLLRGLASLLMLGWADQLLGLAFGVLKGLLLVQALLVLFVTYPQLGLDKAVEDSALAPHFLDSSRPLLQLLPDEFSPSAWQVRQPPAAD
- a CDS encoding HNH endonuclease; translation: MGLESEPVLVLNQDYDPLNVCTVRRALVLLDRGKAEVVENGRGYLHTPSLAVAVPSVIRLRYYVRRPVPNGRVSRRDVFLRDRFTCQYCGRQTRDLTLDHVIPRHRGGVHDWENVVAACRSCNHKKAGRTPQEAHMQLLQRPSRPRNLHYRMFYPYLLQQVEWRKFVPGWQDDLGA
- a CDS encoding phosphatase PAP2 family protein yields the protein MARGQAPTRAGARLVLMSRPPLWVWPLLAGFVATAVLASRADYFPADLWTSHRIQELDAAAYVRAVEVASALTEPPWVVLAVLLATAVLAWRRLWAEGVALVLAQAIRAVNSLVKEVVGRPRPSPALVDVREFPDTASFPSGHVVSALVAYGLIFYLAGKLLPWPWARWALRLLCIYVIAFTCMERIHTGAHWLSDVYGAFLMTVPLMVLAWKLVPRHRYL